One genomic window of Syngnathoides biaculeatus isolate LvHL_M chromosome 13, ASM1980259v1, whole genome shotgun sequence includes the following:
- the LOC133510768 gene encoding transmembrane protein 69-like isoform X2, with product MIRHDFVRRCLFYRHPTWPRPHWIGGKAMPSFLGPPKLPSIPPISWAASRLCHSDKTRTREGFSLRALTEAPRPALYLGFSGLAPFVAAPLFMATAQSFHPQVACAQMFYGACVVSFLGGARWGFAIPDGSPAQPNWMNLGNGVVPSLLAWLALLCRDNVVEGTSVVLMGLGLSLHYDLTLLPGYPAWFKAMRTVLTLVATFSLVATLILKKVYDEKKLKNVTN from the exons ATGATCCGACACGACTTCGTGAGAAG ATGCCTTTTTTACAGG CATCCAACGTGGCCACGTCCCCACTGGATTGGTGGAAAAGCAATGCCTTCGTTCTTGGGGCCGCCCAAACTTCCTTCCATCCCGCCCATCAGTTGGGCTGCCTCTCGTCTCTGCCATTCAGACAAGACGCGCACCAGAGAAGGTTTCAGCTTGCGGGCCTTGACCGAGGCTCCCAGACCGGCCCTGTACCTGGGCTTCTCTGGCCTCGCCCCATTTGTCGCGGCCCCTCTCTTCATGGCGACCGCTCAGTCCTTCCACCCTCAAGTGGCCTGCGCTCAAATGTTTTACGGCGCTTGCGTCGTCTCCTTCCTCGGCGGCGCCCGCTGGGGGTTCGCCATTCCCGACGGTAGTCCCGCGCAACCGAACTGGATGAACTTGGGCAACGGTGTGGTTCCGTCGCTTCTGGCCTGGCTGGCGTTGCTCTGCAGGGACAATGTTGTCGAGGGGACCTCGGTGGTCTTAATGGGCCTGGGACTGTCTTTGCACTACGACCTGACCCTGCTCCCGGGATACCCCGCCTGGTTCAAAGCCATGAGAACTGTCCTCACTCTGGTGGCGACCTTTTCACTGGTGGCGACGCTGATCTTGAAGAAGGTCTACGATGAGAAGAAGCTCAAAAATGTCACCAATTAA
- the LOC133510768 gene encoding transmembrane protein 69-like isoform X3, whose product MPSFLGPPKLPSIPPISWAASRLCHSDKTRTREGFSLRALTEAPRPALYLGFSGLAPFVAAPLFMATAQSFHPQVACAQMFYGACVVSFLGGARWGFAIPDGSPAQPNWMNLGNGVVPSLLAWLALLCRDNVVEGTSVVLMGLGLSLHYDLTLLPGYPAWFKAMRTVLTLVATFSLVATLILKKVYDEKKLKNVTN is encoded by the coding sequence ATGCCTTCGTTCTTGGGGCCGCCCAAACTTCCTTCCATCCCGCCCATCAGTTGGGCTGCCTCTCGTCTCTGCCATTCAGACAAGACGCGCACCAGAGAAGGTTTCAGCTTGCGGGCCTTGACCGAGGCTCCCAGACCGGCCCTGTACCTGGGCTTCTCTGGCCTCGCCCCATTTGTCGCGGCCCCTCTCTTCATGGCGACCGCTCAGTCCTTCCACCCTCAAGTGGCCTGCGCTCAAATGTTTTACGGCGCTTGCGTCGTCTCCTTCCTCGGCGGCGCCCGCTGGGGGTTCGCCATTCCCGACGGTAGTCCCGCGCAACCGAACTGGATGAACTTGGGCAACGGTGTGGTTCCGTCGCTTCTGGCCTGGCTGGCGTTGCTCTGCAGGGACAATGTTGTCGAGGGGACCTCGGTGGTCTTAATGGGCCTGGGACTGTCTTTGCACTACGACCTGACCCTGCTCCCGGGATACCCCGCCTGGTTCAAAGCCATGAGAACTGTCCTCACTCTGGTGGCGACCTTTTCACTGGTGGCGACGCTGATCTTGAAGAAGGTCTACGATGAGAAGAAGCTCAAAAATGTCACCAATTAA
- the LOC133510768 gene encoding transmembrane protein 69-like isoform X1 — MQLDEVWLYENINVVHSQHPTWPRPHWIGGKAMPSFLGPPKLPSIPPISWAASRLCHSDKTRTREGFSLRALTEAPRPALYLGFSGLAPFVAAPLFMATAQSFHPQVACAQMFYGACVVSFLGGARWGFAIPDGSPAQPNWMNLGNGVVPSLLAWLALLCRDNVVEGTSVVLMGLGLSLHYDLTLLPGYPAWFKAMRTVLTLVATFSLVATLILKKVYDEKKLKNVTN; from the exons ATGCAACTGGATGAGGTTTGGCTCTATGAG AATATAAACGTTGTTCATTCCCAGCATCCAACGTGGCCACGTCCCCACTGGATTGGTGGAAAAGCAATGCCTTCGTTCTTGGGGCCGCCCAAACTTCCTTCCATCCCGCCCATCAGTTGGGCTGCCTCTCGTCTCTGCCATTCAGACAAGACGCGCACCAGAGAAGGTTTCAGCTTGCGGGCCTTGACCGAGGCTCCCAGACCGGCCCTGTACCTGGGCTTCTCTGGCCTCGCCCCATTTGTCGCGGCCCCTCTCTTCATGGCGACCGCTCAGTCCTTCCACCCTCAAGTGGCCTGCGCTCAAATGTTTTACGGCGCTTGCGTCGTCTCCTTCCTCGGCGGCGCCCGCTGGGGGTTCGCCATTCCCGACGGTAGTCCCGCGCAACCGAACTGGATGAACTTGGGCAACGGTGTGGTTCCGTCGCTTCTGGCCTGGCTGGCGTTGCTCTGCAGGGACAATGTTGTCGAGGGGACCTCGGTGGTCTTAATGGGCCTGGGACTGTCTTTGCACTACGACCTGACCCTGCTCCCGGGATACCCCGCCTGGTTCAAAGCCATGAGAACTGTCCTCACTCTGGTGGCGACCTTTTCACTGGTGGCGACGCTGATCTTGAAGAAGGTCTACGATGAGAAGAAGCTCAAAAATGTCACCAATTAA